From one Heterodontus francisci isolate sHetFra1 unplaced genomic scaffold, sHetFra1.hap1 HAP1_SCAFFOLD_51_1, whole genome shotgun sequence genomic stretch:
- the LOC137365670 gene encoding histone H2B 5-like, which translates to MVEEKKKAAAKKDAKKTVSKPSAKGDKRWRKSRKESCSIYIYKVMKQVHPDTGISSKAMSIMNSFVNDIFGRIAGEASRLAHDNKRSTISSREIQTAVRLLLPGELAKHAVSEGTKAVTKYTSSK; encoded by the coding sequence atggttgaggagaagaagaaagcagctgctaagaaggacgccaagaaaactgtgagtaaaccatcagcaaagggcgatAAGAggtggagaaagtcgaggaaggagagttgctccatctacatctacaaagtgatgaagcaggttcaccccgacaccggcatctcctccaaggccatgagcatcatgaactcgtttgtgaacgatattttcgggcgcatcgcgggtgaggcttcccgcctggcccatgacaacaaacgcagcaccatcagctcccgggagatccagaccgccgtgcgcctgctgctgcccggggagctggcaaagcacgccgtgtcggaagggacaaaggcggtgaccaagtacaccagctccaagtaa